The following DNA comes from Oncorhynchus mykiss isolate Arlee chromosome 16, USDA_OmykA_1.1, whole genome shotgun sequence.
tgaaaaaaaatatttgtctaaaccgaggtgagtgatcgctgtcctgatatccagaagctcttttttgccgtATAATACgtttgcagaaacattatgtacaaaataagttacaaataaagtGAAAAatacacataatagcacaattggttgggcgcccgtaaaactgcagccataaattcattaaaaatcctacaatgtgattttctggattttttttctcattttgtctctcatagttgaagtgtacctatgatgaaaattagaggcctctctcatctttttaagtgggagaactggcacaattggtggctgactaaatactttttggccccactgtatatacagagaaaagagcccgagaattgaaccctgtggcacccctatagagactggcagtggaccggacaacatgccctccgatttgacacactgaactctgtctgcaaagtagttggagaaccaggcaaggcagtcattaaaaaaaccgaggctactgagtctgccaataagaatgtggtgattgacagagttgaaaatTGTGTCGtggaaaattgcaagattatgttataatgcttgtattgcattataatggttgttttatttGACAGAATAGAGCATTCtgttaactattgtgtgtgtgttccactgagtatgggcctctatgagatagcattgacagaggagatttacgatgtctttaggtgataaaacctaaagagcattccagataaCATGAAGTAATGGTTCTGTGCTCTGAAGTACCAGGAATGAGATTAGAACCTCGTCTTagggaccaaactgaacgataatttatagcgaaTGTTACATGGCTAAGGGATACTCCTTTCTCAATTATAAAGTCCCTTTGTGaactgttcctaagatctgtggttcgtcatgtaagttgagaggggtgcatcttggctataaaagatcttTGTACTTTTCTGTTGGTACTTTCAATGGTTCATTAGATATGGTGCATCATTGAAAGTCAAAttgctattgcaaagctcttGTTATTACTAAAgatgtagtttaagtataactctgactggtgtgtgaagtgtgtaactctcctcatttggtaTAGCAGAAATAAGACACCACACCAGCCATGTGGTCAAGTTCTGCCAAGAAATACCTAGTTAACCATATAAAAAAAACGAGAAAGCTGTAAATCCATTGAATTTAGCTTTGTCAcaattctttatttttatttttacaaatgagTTCAGAAAAAAGTCCTCTTTCACCAGAGTGGCACCTAAATCACCACTTGTTATCACATGGGTGCAATAGTCTAGGACCAGCTTCTCTGACAAATAGTTTTCTAACTCAAGCTGATTGTTTTCCAGTGCATTTGCAATTTTCTGTGCCTGGCGAGCAAAACCAGAGTCAAGAGGGAAGTCAGTCCTCACAGATGATTATGTACCTAGGGACAACAACAAAAGACCGAAATGTAATTTTGTTAATATATTTTTGCATAACGCTTGTGCCACTTGTTAAATCTTACTTCACAATAAGCCTTCTTTACACTTGCTACATGCATTGTAATTATTATCAAAACAATGTATCAACCAATATACCTAGCATTCAGGTGATAAAGTTGTATTCATCTTTTTCCAAGGTTAGTGCAAATTCCCTTAATACAAATTTTGGTGCAGTTGTTTTCAACCTGGTTAAGCTTAATGTGTTGGTTGTCAATGGATACTTGCCGTTGAGTGCAGATAGGTATGAGACATAACCATTTATCTTATGccagaccccacacacacacacacacacacacacacacacacacacacacacacacacacacacacacacacacacacacacacacacacacacacacacacgttgttcATTATGCCTGTGAGAACCTTAACACATACCTTAGATTTACTCTGGATCTCCTCAACTACTGTATGAACATTTACCTGTGACATCTGACCTCCTCACCAAACCTCCTTACCAAGTAACATTACAGAGTATATTTTTGTATTGATTGTGGTCGTCTAACAAGCAACTGGGTGATCAAAGGTTGGTGCAGTAGGTGAAAGATGTGTACACGCCTCACACATTGCACGGGCACACACTCTGCAGCCTAGTCTTTGGTCAGGTAAGAGTTAGACACACCCACACTGTTGAAAAGGGATTTAGACAGTGTGTTGAAGACTGTGCAAGTTTGAGGTCAAAGAAAAGACAAAGACACTATCTACCCCAGGACACTGCCCACTCAGTAGCCTATCAGGTGagtaagtgtatgtgtgtgctttgaTGGAAGGTGGGTGAttgagtatgtttggggtccagtCAGGTGTGTAAAGGCATCCGCATACATAGGTTGGGTTTGTTCCTAGCAGAACTTGGCAAGGTGAAGCAAACGCCATTCAcatgaaaaacaagaaaaacgtGGCATATTTACCGTTTGTATCTCTTGAGGCGGCTTGTCAACAACATAGCCAGTGCATTTCCTCAAAATAGTGAGAATTGATCTAAGCTCattcaagaaatctgtaattaatttGGAAGTTTTTGCCGAGGAGGTCTTAGTTGAGTAATCTAACTAAGAgatttggtgcagtatttctcaagtgaaaattTGCATGAAAACTAGTCTTCTGACATTGAATGACAACAAGCACTTAATAGAAAAATCCcaactgttgaccaatcacagaaaAACATCTAACCTCAAGAAAAAATGTTTGCTTGAATAGCCGGGAAAAAAACCTGACAGTACGGGGTTGAACACCAAATCGTAcaaaaatgtcacaaaatgttgtcataatatatgcgTGGACTGTTTCGACTGGGAAGCATATGGTAAACTTTAAGTAGTTTGTTTGCTCAATCCTGTGTCCAGCAGCCATTGCAATGGTCAGCTGCCACCCAGTGGTGTATTTCTGGTAGTGTCAGTGCCCCCTGGTGATTTAGTATTGACATGAAAAACTGTGAGGGAGAGCAGAAAAGTCCCTCAACTCTGGAGTAGATCCAGAACAAACCCGACCCTGAAAAGCAAAAGAATGAAGAGAGAAtgggggaggagacaggaaagGAGGAGCACAGAGAATAAAAGAGGAGTCATTTTGTAAGCAGTGCATTCACCCTGAGGTAACTTACTCAGAGAGAACAGGGTAAGTCAATTATTTTGGTTTGTAGGAATTGCTTTCACGTGTAGTTTTAACTGTCATAATTTGAGAAATATTAAGACTTAGTCTTTGTTAATATTTGTAGGCGATCATATCAAAGGAGCAATATTCCTCTCTATGTTTGAATAATACAGCCATTCAGATCACTTAATATATCCAAGCATAAACAATACTGTGGTGATCCTTGATCGAATACACCGACTTTTACAGATGGAGCTGCCACCTCGACCAAAACTCTTTGACTTCCATGGAGTCTCCATGACCAACTACTTCACTGACAACTGGGACAATGTACAGAACTTCCAGGCCAGACCAGATGACATTCTCATCGCTACCTACCCCAAAGCAGGTCTCTCTCAGTCTGAGGTTGATGTTTCATTAAAGATTGTGTTTGGGTTTGTGAATGACTGTGTACGTTTCCCCTATCTGTATTTCTCTCTTAGGAACCACATGGGTCTCCTACATTCTAGACCTGCTGTATTTTGGCCAGACAACCCATGAGCATCAGAGACCCATCTTTGAGAAAGTTCCTTTTCTGGAGTTGCTCATCCCCCTTTACCCTCCAGGTTAGAATAAAACATTGGAAAACTTAATCATACCTCTACTATTTAGTAATTTCTCTGTAAAAAATGTTGCTGATGTCTTCAAAGCAGTAACTAAACTATTTAATATCATGACAGAATTTGCCGAACAGTGATAATATCCATCAAACATTATTTTGGATTATTTTGTTTGTCCTAGGAGTGGAGGTGCTGGACAACTTAACCACCTCTCCTCGCCTCATCAAGACTCACCTCCCAGTCCAGTTGCTGCCCAAGTCCTTCTGGGAGAAGAACTGCAGGGTACAGTATTTGTAACTTGTTCTCTATGTTCCTTCACTATATAACCCCTATTTATAaatgcaatctctctctctctctctgcagatagTGTATGTGGCCCGTAATGCCAAGGACAATGCAGTGTCTTATTTCCACTTTGACCGTATGAACCAGGCCGAGCCAGAGCCAGGAGACTGGAACAACTACTTACAGAGATTCATGGATGGAAAgagtgagtgaaggagagaatgaactagtgaatgaatgaatgagaaAGTGATAATAGTCCCCATTCACACTATGAATTTGTCTACGCTGCACTTCCTCAGTGGTGTTTGGTTCGTGGTACGACCATGTGACTGGCTGGTGGGAGAGGAAACAGACTCACTCCAAAATCCTCTACCTCTTCTATGAGGACATGGTTGAGGTGAGTAGAATGATGATGCTAGTTGTGTGTTACAGTATTATTAAGATGCATCTAATGAGCTCAGTGCACACATATGCTCAAGAGCCATTCTAACTGCTGCTCTAGGAGGTTAGCTGTTTCTACATCCAGTGTGTATGTGATCCTACAGGATACGGGGAGAGAGCTGGACAGGCTGTGCTCCTTCCTAGGTTTGTCTCCTtcagcagaggagaaggagagggtgaaaGGAGGAGTGCAGTTTGATAATATGAAGAAGAACAGCATGGCCAACTACTCCACCAACCCAGTCATGGACTTTAAGATATCCCCCTTTATGcgcaaaggtgtgtgtgtgtgtttgtgtgtgagagagagaatgagagagagaaataaacattaaacTGCTGGAGCTCAGCTCTTCCAGCTAtcacaacagacacacatgaacacactgaGAGACACAACGTCGTCACAGACACCAACACATATGTGCTGGTACCTGGTGTGGAGACATTGGAATACTTTATCCTGGATCTACTGAATGATCAAACTATCAatatagctgtctgtctgtctgtttgtctgtctccagGAAAGGTTGGTGACTGGAAGAACCATTTCACTGTGGCCCAAAGTGAACAGTTTGATGAAGACTATAAGAAGAAGATGGAAAACACTCAGCTGAGGTTTCGCACAACAATTTAGGACTGTCTTCATTATCTAAAGCACTCTGCAGGTCTTAAGAACATGACTGCATGTAAAAATGTAATAACACATAATACTGTAAGTATGAGCAGCAAAGACATACTGTCTAACTACTGTAAATAAACAACACCTGAtttcaatgtttattttatttctcaTGTTTATTTGAAACCAGATAAGAGGCAGCAGCACAAAAATAATACAACTTCATATATAAACCGAGTCAATGAGCAAATTAATGTTTTAATATCTCTACTACTGTACCTCTGCACTGTCACTACTGTATGGAGAGGAGAACGGATTGGTTTACTGTAGTATGGCACATACCGCATTGGTGGAGGAAACACCACAAACATCCCCACAACTGTCAGTCACTGATGAAGGTTCTCCTCAAACCCATAATGAAATAAAGTAGGCAGAAGTTGCCCCAGATCACTGATACAGGGTCAAATATTCTTCACCCACCCTAATGGTTAAGGATAGAATTGGAGGTAGGGTAATATGATCCTGGACCTGTGGTTATAAGGATGATTTCTACAGTACCTCAAGAGAAACAGCAAAGTACACTGAAATCAGACGGGGTCAATGAAATGTAGACAACAACAGAAtcccactgtactgtactgtaaatacCACACAAGTCAACCATTTCACATCACAGGGAGAGACTGcactgaccctgaggaaggcaggaaacaggaaacacaagATCCTGTCACACAAGGACccgggttgtgttcagtaggacacGTTTGGAAGGATTTTGAAACAGAAAAAAATGCATGAGTTTCTTATTGGACGGCTTCCGGTAGTACCTCCCCATTTCACACCGTTTCAAAACATGTTCTCTCATTTTGTGCCTATTTTACTCAACCCGGGTCTCAAGTGGAAATATGGGATTGACTTCTGAGCTCCGTTCAAGATCactgaacagttttgaacagtTTTGAAATGATGCAGCTCCAAATGAGGACGTGCCATTGCCACTGCTCTTTAACCACTAAACATTAAACACTAACCATTGTAGCAGTTCCAGGTACAGTTGTGAAACCTTTTTCAACACTTCTATCCCTGAACAATCCTAAATTAGGGCTGGACAGTCACTGTTTCCAATATTCCTCCCCAAGCCAGCGCCATTTATCACTCTCTTAGTAGACTGTTCTATACTTCAGCAAGATCACTTTCGATTGTCCTCACAGTTAATACCTTTatttacaaacagaaaaaaaGAACCGCATTTACATACCTTCTTATGTCACATAATATAATTATGATTTTTTTCTGTAATAAAAATAATTCAGTCTAGAGTGCTCAGGTCTAGGCTTATAGACATCTGTAAAGTACTACTATAGTACAGGAGCGTTGTGCTTCACAGTAGGTCAGCGTTGTGTAATGCAACACAGCTTAACTGTGTGATGCAATGAGTACAGCTAAAAATAACTCAAGTCCACGGTATACACTGATATGCTGCAACTGATCAAATGTTGTGGATATGTTTACACTGTTGCCAGGATTATTGAATGTTAAAATGCAGTCATATCCTTTGACGGGCCGTGATGATAGAATGTACCAGAATCAGCAGGCGAAATGTACAAAAAATGTCTTAGAATGTCTAGTTTTAGCAGGAACTATTTTAGCTAGAGCTCCAGGCATCAGCCACAGCTACACAGGTCAACTTTCTTTCTGCAGTAGTATCTCTAGGCGGTTGCTTTCCTTATGTaataaacatcacatttacatacaagGCAGACTGCACTGAAACAGCAACTCAATTATGAGCCGATAACTAGCAATCCTATGTTTTTGGAGTGTGGATTTCTACGCTACTTTCCTGCTAGAGGAACTACGGAAAGACACCATTGTCAGTCAGGTAATGCGTTATTAATGTATTTTGAAGCATAACATCAAAACAACCACCGACATTATCAATGTTTATGGCACATATCCTAAAAACACATTAACGTATGTATGCATCAAGTTGACATATCAAGGACAGCAGATTAATACTATCAACGCAAACAAAGTCAATAAATTCATATAAAGACATTTTCACAGGGAGCACCATGGCTTTCATAAAAGTAGGAGCTACCACGTTCATATTTTACATACATCCATAAAACATGGTATCTAAGAAATGGATCCTCAGAGGGAATTGAAGGGATGACCAATTGATATTTTAAGGAATCCCTGGGTTGTCATCAATATGAATCCTGTGCCCATTCCTCTGTTCTCTCAAGACCACCTTAAACAGAAGTGTTACAAAGAGTGAATGTATGCGCTGCAGTATGTGAGGCTTGAAATGTAGCGAGTTCATCAAAGGTACACAGGTGTGTATCTGTaggcatgagtgtgtgtgtgttctgttgtttGAACCCGTGCTCTATGCCGCAGAATCTGATTCCGGTTAGCAGCCTTTGAATCACTCTGATTTAGAGCAAACACTGGATAATGTCCCATATAAGACAACTATTTTAGTCAGGGGAAGCTTTTCTGTATTTTCCCTCAGTTTCTTAAAATAAGTCCTCTGTCCATGATTCACATGGCAGTTTGAATGTAGTTGAGTCAATGTTTATGATAAAGTCTATCTAGTTGACAAGATATAGTTAAAGTTATCACCTAAGAGTTAAGGTATTACGTAAGTTTGGTTCTTGATGGTTTTGTTTGGGGCTTGGTCATTGGTCCAGATGTCCTGGGTTGGAGTTGAGGGTTCAGAGGTTAATAATCTCACTGCTGACGCTGGCAGAGTCATCCTGCCTGCTGACCTCCAGGTAGCTCTTCCCATCCTCCCTGCCTGCCCTCCCACTCTGTGTCTCAGAGTCTGGGGTGAGGAACGGCCTCGTGTCGTCTCCTCCCTCGTTCCCGAGATGTCCCGTGGAGGTTCTAGAGGGGCGCAGGGAAACGGGACAGGACACTGAGGAAGGGACACTGACCCCCCCATCCCCGGCCCAGCGATGCCCCTGGTTAGAGGGCGTGGGAGGAGCAGTGACCTGCCTGCTGGGAACACTGCTGAGCACACTACCCCCCAGTGGCACAGAGAACTCTGTACGGGCTGAGCGGTCCTCGCTGCTGTCAGAGATCTGGGGGTCGCTGTTCCTGCGGAGCCAGGGCCCCCCCTGGCTGACAGCTGATCCTGGTGAAGGAGTGGGTGAGGGGGCACACAGGGGCTGGAACAAGCTGCCCCCATGGAGGAGGTGCTCACGGTGCAGGGCCTCATCGATGCTGCGGCCCAGATCAATGGGGGAGGGGGGTCGCAGGTCAAAATCATACAGAGACACCCctgactctttctcctgctccAGGCTGCCGCTCTGAGAGTGCTGTAGTGGCCGGCCTAACGGCTGCAGCCGCAGCAGTGACCCTGTGGACCCGTCAGACATACCCCTTTCTGCAGACCTGCCCCTCTGGTTGCGGCCTCGGTTGCTGTCCTTGACACAGCGCTGCTGTGAGGGTGGAGCCTCACGGTTTCTGATCAGGCTTTTACTGATGTCTGCCCCCGAGCGTTCCTGCCCTGCCCAGTTATTAGGCAGCTCCCCTGCCCCTCCTCCTACTGATCCTCCCACTCCATTACTTTCTGACTTCCCACAGGGCTTTCCTGTCAGGCTCTGGACTATCTTGGCCCagcaggtgtgtttgtgtgtcgacCCAGAGGACTGTCCAGGGGTGGGGAGATCTACTCCCGCCCTGCCCTCCCctgctcctccatctcctctgtctCGGGCCCCCCGGGGCCTCCAGAACACCCAGGATCCCAATAGGAGGAGAGAAAAGGCCCAGGCCAGCTCCAACAGTCGGGCCCAGAAGTGCACCAGCCACCAGCCCCAGCAGAAGCGCCTCCAGTCCCCCAACATCCCGTATAGCCACAGGGTGGAGTGGACATGGAGGCCACAGCACAGCACCCCCAGGAGGGCACACACTGCCAGCACACGACCCAGCACCAACCCTGCCCTCCTACGCCCCGGCCAGGCGTTAACGGCCCTCCCCTCCTCTAGGACAGGTGGCTGGGCAGTGGGATGGCGGAGGCGGGGGAAGATGTAGCACAGGTAGCCCAGACAGAGAGCCAGGCCccagcagagagacagggactgcAGGGTGACAGGCACGGCTGGGGACAGGGCTGGGGAGAGCAGGTCAGCAGCCAGAAGCAGGGTGCACTGTAACACAGCCAATACAGCTACCAGAGGAGGGCGCTCCAGAGCAGAGGGCAACAGActcactcctgtccccttcatGGCCAGCAGTGCCAGGGCAGCCTGCGTCCACACCAGTAACGGCAGAGGGAGGTTATAGAGAGCAGTCACCGCAGGCCGGGGAAGAATCTTCCTTGTTCCGTAGGGGTCAATCATGAACAGAGTTGCTCTTGCTGCGCCCACCAGGAGTAGGAGGGCATTAGCCAGGGTCAGGGCACCGCGGTGAGGGCAGTGCATGCTGGGGGATAGGGCCAGGCCCAGGGCGGCTCCAGccaggaggagcaggaagaggcCAGCAGAGCCGTAGACATGGAGCTCCCAGGCGAAGGACAGCGTCCTGCTCAGGTCATCCCACAGCAGAGAGGTGCCgttgggggaggggaaggagctgggagagggggggggagtggAGGATGGGGGGAGGCGAGGGCGGCCCACGGGGATGGAGTGGTTCCTCTGTGCTAGGCGGCTGTCATTTTTGGGGACGTACCGCCCTCTGACAATCTGTAGAGTAGGAGTGATGAGGAGGGGGGTCGTccctggaggcagagagagaaattaTGTTAATGAATCATATTGAACTTTCCCAAAACATCTGACTGAAATGAttgacaataataataaaaaaacattttctttaaCAGAGCAGAACCTAGCTATAACAAGTGGACACATACAGTGGAAAATCTACCCCACTAGAGGAGGCTAATTTCCTATGAGAAGTGTATCGAGAGCGCAGCAGGTTCTCTTCCACAAGGCATCAAATAACCCAAAGGGAGTTGATTATTTTGACCTTCTATTCTCATACCAGGCCAAAGGACAACTCAAAGGTTGTTTTTCTCCAATGAGGGCAAAAATCACATAGAGCAATTGTGAAATAGTTTACCTCTCTCAACCCCACACAAGTCTCACCTACATTCCAATTAGTAAAGTATGTATCTCTCTCTTGTTATCAccccctctgctcctccccttcacccgatagtgtgtgtggcaggtagATAGTATGTCGATATACACttcatatacaaaagtatgtgaacaccccttcaaattagtggatttggctatttcagccacacttgttgctgacaggtgtataaaataaatCTAGCACACAGCGATGCAATCTCCagcgatctccatagacaaacattggcagtagaaaggccttactgaagagctcagtgactttcaacatggcacagtcataggatgccacctttccaacaagtcagttcgtcaaatttctgccctgctagagctgccctggtcaactttaaattgtgaagtagaaacggcTAGgatcaacaacggctcagccgcgaagtggtaggccacacaagctcatagaacaaacagacaaatctgggtttagtGGATGCCCCAATGTACAGTACCGaaagtaaagtttggtggaggaggaatcatgtcctggggctatttttcatggttcgggctagaccccttagttccagtgaagggaaatcttaacgctacagcatataatgacattctagacaattctgtgcttccaactttgtgacaacagtttgggaatgcgctttcctgtttcagaatgacaatggttcctgtgcacaaagcaaggtccataaagaaatggtttgtcgaaatcggtatggaagaacttgactggcctgagcagagccctgacttcaaccccattgaacacctttggtatAAATTTGAATGCCAAATGCGTccccgtagcaatgttccaaaatctagtggaaagccttcccagaatagtggaggctgttatagcagcaatggggggacaaactccatattaatgctcatgattttggaataagatgttctaagagcaggtgcccacatactgttggtcatgtagtgtatgtgtgtggagggtagatagtagaggtcgaccgattatgatttttcaactccgataccgataccgattattggaggaccaaaaaagtctatgccgattaatcggccgattaaaaaaataaaaaaatgtatttgtaataatgacaattacaacaatactgaattaacacttattttaacttaacatcaataaaatcaatttatcctcaagtagataatgaaacatgttcaatttggtttaaataatgcaaaaacaaagtgttggagaagaacgtaaaagtgcaatatgtattatgcaagaaagctaacgtttcagttccttgctcagaacatgagaacatatgaaagctggtggttcctttaaacatgagtcttcaatattcccaggtaagaagttttaggttgtagttattataggactatttccctctataccatttgtatttcattaacctttgactattggatgttcttataggcactttagtattgccagtgtaacagtatagcttccgtccgtctcctcgctcctccctgggatcgaaccagcaacacaacgacaacagcc
Coding sequences within:
- the LOC110492458 gene encoding cytosolic sulfotransferase 2, which produces MELPPRPKLFDFHGVSMTNYFTDNWDNVQNFQARPDDILIATYPKAGTTWVSYILDLLYFGQTTHEHQRPIFEKVPFLELLIPLYPPGVEVLDNLTTSPRLIKTHLPVQLLPKSFWEKNCRIVYVARNAKDNAVSYFHFDRMNQAEPEPGDWNNYLQRFMDGKMVFGSWYDHVTGWWERKQTHSKILYLFYEDMVEDTGRELDRLCSFLGLSPSAEEKERVKGGVQFDNMKKNSMANYSTNPVMDFKISPFMRKGKVGDWKNHFTVAQSEQFDEDYKKKMENTQLRFRTTI
- the LOC110492455 gene encoding proline-rich transmembrane protein 3, which translates into the protein MATASLLLTLTFLLFSLHPSTSQVIVSSSTSSSSLPDPVISTPLKPSFPSSRPRGQSDVPVRVNNRDWPTERAGGGQVGSDLGQVGEEMGTRTTDQSQPLSPSQKLNSGSTQSQSTSVEAWTGTMVTAEPSGVSSAKGPTALPPTKSSGDERLTSRGRTSDGPIIPEDLDDWPATGSGSELVPTVIVKGESLVALTTLDEMPQFRSQAQTEFSRGLVSKMAEAQTTPMVSLTVQPRLSGLTIANRILSTQSPDRVTAVPVVTQSTFIGGVVTGNISDNATTPTDRPIAGQTPTVTSPLPRPITPASTNQQPNSVTPQGTTTLGVTSTTTTNKTATKAEPRSTSSSTTNHPKKATEPERTTTSTTKQSTKTGTTPLLITPTLQIVRGRYVPKNDSRLAQRNHSIPVGRPRLPPSSTPPPSPSSFPSPNGTSLLWDDLSRTLSFAWELHVYGSAGLFLLLLAGAALGLALSPSMHCPHRGALTLANALLLLVGAARATLFMIDPYGTRKILPRPAVTALYNLPLPLLVWTQAALALLAMKGTGVSLLPSALERPPLVAVLAVLQCTLLLAADLLSPALSPAVPVTLQSLSLCWGLALCLGYLCYIFPRLRHPTAQPPVLEEGRAVNAWPGRRRAGLVLGRVLAVCALLGVLCCGLHVHSTLWLYGMLGDWRRFCWGWWLVHFWARLLELAWAFSLLLLGSWVFWRPRGARDRGDGGAGEGRAGVDLPTPGQSSGSTHKHTCWAKIVQSLTGKPCGKSESNGVGGSVGGGAGELPNNWAGQERSGADISKSLIRNREAPPSQQRCVKDSNRGRNQRGRSAERGMSDGSTGSLLRLQPLGRPLQHSQSGSLEQEKESGVSLYDFDLRPPSPIDLGRSIDEALHREHLLHGGSLFQPLCAPSPTPSPGSAVSQGGPWLRRNSDPQISDSSEDRSARTEFSVPLGGSVLSSVPSRQVTAPPTPSNQGHRWAGDGGVSVPSSVSCPVSLRPSRTSTGHLGNEGGDDTRPFLTPDSETQSGRAGREDGKSYLEVSRQDDSASVSSEIINL